One genomic segment of Paenibacillus sp. FSL H8-0332 includes these proteins:
- the ltrA gene encoding group II intron reverse transcriptase/maturase — translation MNANRLTTPKEKVQELQEKLGHAAKENNKRKFHALYDKVYRWDVLSEAWRRVKANKGAAGVDAVTLADIEAQGEIRFLKDCERELKAGSYDPEPVRRHYIPKKDGKQRPLGIPTVRDRVIQMATKLVIEPIFEADFEEVSFGFRPKRSAKGALDRIRKACNRKGNWVVDVDIQGYFDNINQEKLMKLVQMRINDRRILKLIRKWLQAGVMEEGNVRRSDLGTPQGGVISPLLANIYLNYFDRLWEKYGRGLGELTRYADDLVVVCKTKKDAEHAYELISRIMERLELTLHPVKTRIVGLWTGEEGFDFLGMHHRKTKAETSQGKVYYTTQQWLTKKAEERIRGVVKDRLAPPGMRSKSFAEHVKWLNPKIQGWRNYYYTNYSQKRLAKLDWYILQRLTRWYAKKRQRRRWMSSLSEVKYIANMNGLKTLL, via the coding sequence GTGAATGCCAACCGGCTAACGACACCCAAAGAAAAAGTTCAAGAACTCCAAGAAAAGCTAGGTCATGCGGCCAAGGAGAACAACAAGCGTAAATTCCATGCGCTGTACGACAAAGTCTATCGCTGGGATGTGCTGAGTGAAGCCTGGAGACGAGTTAAGGCAAACAAGGGAGCGGCTGGAGTAGATGCCGTGACGCTCGCAGATATTGAAGCACAAGGAGAAATACGGTTCCTGAAGGACTGTGAGCGAGAATTGAAAGCAGGTAGCTACGATCCAGAGCCCGTACGGCGGCACTATATCCCAAAGAAAGACGGGAAACAAAGACCGCTGGGTATCCCGACGGTGCGCGACCGAGTCATACAGATGGCAACGAAACTCGTGATTGAACCGATCTTTGAAGCAGACTTCGAAGAAGTATCCTTCGGATTTCGCCCGAAGCGAAGTGCGAAAGGAGCGCTGGATCGAATCCGGAAAGCCTGCAACCGCAAAGGGAATTGGGTAGTCGACGTCGATATCCAAGGCTACTTCGACAACATTAACCAGGAGAAACTTATGAAATTGGTACAAATGCGTATCAATGACAGGCGAATCCTGAAATTAATACGGAAGTGGCTTCAAGCGGGTGTGATGGAAGAAGGAAACGTAAGGCGTTCCGATTTAGGCACACCGCAAGGTGGGGTGATTTCACCGCTACTGGCGAATATCTATCTGAATTACTTTGACCGACTATGGGAGAAATACGGAAGGGGGTTGGGAGAACTGACAAGGTATGCAGACGACCTGGTGGTGGTCTGTAAAACCAAAAAGGACGCCGAACATGCTTATGAGCTCATAAGCAGGATTATGGAACGTCTAGAGTTAACCTTACACCCGGTCAAAACTCGCATTGTAGGCCTGTGGACAGGAGAGGAAGGATTCGACTTCTTAGGAATGCACCACCGAAAAACGAAAGCAGAAACCTCTCAAGGGAAGGTGTACTATACCACCCAGCAGTGGCTAACGAAGAAGGCAGAGGAACGTATTCGAGGCGTGGTCAAAGATAGATTAGCACCGCCCGGCATGCGATCTAAATCGTTTGCGGAACACGTGAAATGGCTCAATCCGAAGATACAAGGATGGAGAAATTATTACTACACGAACTACAGCCAAAAGAGATTAGCTAAGCTAGACTGGTATATTCTGCAGCGATTAACCCGGTGGTACGCGAAGAAGAGACAGCGCAGAAGATGGATGAGTTCACTATCTGAAGTCAAGTATATAGCCAACATGAATGGACTAAAAACGCTATTGTGA
- a CDS encoding AraC family transcriptional regulator, with protein sequence MYEWNEMVQRMIDWVEEDLAASPTLLEMSKHLGYSPYYCTRQFHALTGMTLRDYVWQRRIGRAALELRDTDTRILDVAVKFGFSSQEAFTRAFLRAFKLTPHAYRKAPQPISLAIRAEVFSPYHYLIRERDRMRQVHLQEAEIKLEFIPAHKFIGIRDIDSSNYGGFWENGHDCDEVSGTLESMSHHTLPGQLGQTAGWFYQDGRKGYLYGILVAADYDGAVPEGMECWDIPESEYLVFFHPPFDYLQDNGQVMRIVEEVAWNYDPAVMGYVWDEEEKQDYQRHFPEGYGYAVLRPVRKLD encoded by the coding sequence ATGTACGAATGGAATGAGATGGTTCAGCGCATGATTGACTGGGTGGAGGAGGATCTTGCGGCTTCGCCTACGCTGCTGGAGATGTCGAAGCATTTAGGGTATTCGCCGTATTACTGCACCCGGCAATTTCATGCGCTGACCGGGATGACGCTGCGGGATTATGTCTGGCAGCGCAGGATCGGCCGGGCGGCCTTGGAGCTTAGGGACACGGATACGCGCATTCTGGATGTTGCCGTCAAGTTCGGATTTTCCTCTCAGGAAGCGTTCACGCGGGCTTTTCTCAGAGCCTTCAAGCTCACTCCCCATGCTTACCGCAAAGCTCCACAGCCGATTTCTCTGGCCATTCGTGCCGAGGTGTTCTCTCCTTATCATTATCTGATCAGGGAGCGGGATAGAATGAGACAGGTACATTTGCAGGAAGCAGAAATCAAGCTAGAGTTCATACCGGCGCATAAGTTTATCGGCATCCGCGACATCGATTCTAGTAACTACGGCGGGTTCTGGGAGAATGGGCATGATTGCGATGAGGTCTCCGGAACTCTGGAGAGCATGTCGCATCATACGCTGCCCGGGCAACTGGGCCAGACGGCGGGCTGGTTCTATCAGGACGGGCGCAAAGGCTACCTGTATGGTATCCTTGTCGCGGCTGATTACGACGGGGCGGTTCCGGAGGGCATGGAATGCTGGGATATCCCGGAATCGGAGTACCTGGTCTTTTTTCATCCGCCCTTTGATTACTTACAGGATAATGGGCAGGTGATGCGTATTGTTGAGGAAGTTGCTTGGAATTATGATCCTGCGGTTATGGGCTATGTGTGGGATGAAGAGGAGAAGCAGGATTATCAGCGGCATTTTCCGGAGGGTTACGGGTATGCGGTGCTGCGGCCGGTCCGTAAATTAGACTAA
- a CDS encoding glycoside hydrolase family 3 C-terminal domain-containing protein, with product MSTQNIGVPLEGFAEFSRTVAAEGAVLLKNEGQVLPLGNGESVAVFGRIQVNYYRSGTGSGGSVHVAYTTNLLDGLRSKKNISVNEELAAAYEAWIGLNPFDDGGKVWAAEPWNQKEMPLTDELVKQARSQSAKAVVVIGRTAGEDQDNADTAGSYRLTEDEKAMLVSVTAHFEQTIVVLNVSNIIDMSWVNDAAYVNPISAVIYSWHGGMEGGHAIADVLAGEVTPSGKLTDTIAYSIEDYPSTRNYGNEFKNLYEEDIYVGYRYFETFCPDKVQYEFGYGISYTTFKLEPEEAKLVNLAGEPQIEIGVTVTNTGAAYAGKEVVQVYVEAPQGQLGQPAKALAAFTKTKLLEPGESQRLIVSFPLHSVASYDDAGVTGYPSAYVLEAGTYRFYAGTSVKAVSAVLLDGQEGYVLDELKVVEQLQEAMAPTESFMRMKPGARKADGSYELVSSEVPTRKVDLAERIERNLPQQLPQTGNQGYTLRDVHDGKVSMSTFIAQLSDQDLAAIVRGEGMSSPLVTPGTASAFGGVSDSLFSYGIPVAATADGPSGIRMDSGAKATQVSIGTLLAATWNAELVEALYVMEGQELLRNQVDALLGPGLNIRRSPLNGRNFEYFSEDPLISGIFAAACTRGIMKGGSNATLKHFACNNQEKHRSKVDAVVSERALREIYLKGFEIAVKQGGANSIMTSYNPVNGHWAASNYDLNTTLLRGEWGFQGIVMTDWWAIMNDVVNGGPADRKNMNWMVRAQNDLYMVVSNYGAEVNAYDDNTIASLENGTLTRGELQRSAINICEFIMKAPVFSRKHEIIEAVDTFKADPAIAAEHVQVLSENAQVTPAVSGPTYIQADEAGQYRIIVSIMSPEPELAQSACNLTLNGQAVTTIQTNGTEGRWIRQKLVKVELEAGRYELKLDFVKPGLQIEWIEFKQV from the coding sequence TTGAGTACACAGAACATTGGAGTGCCGTTAGAGGGTTTTGCAGAATTTAGCCGGACGGTAGCCGCAGAAGGTGCGGTACTGCTGAAGAATGAGGGACAGGTGCTCCCGCTGGGTAACGGTGAGAGCGTTGCTGTTTTTGGCAGAATACAGGTGAATTACTACCGCAGCGGTACAGGATCGGGCGGTAGCGTTCACGTTGCATATACGACGAATCTGCTGGATGGACTGCGCAGCAAGAAGAACATTAGCGTGAATGAAGAGCTGGCTGCAGCCTACGAGGCCTGGATCGGGCTTAACCCGTTCGATGACGGCGGCAAGGTATGGGCTGCGGAGCCGTGGAACCAGAAGGAAATGCCGCTTACGGACGAGCTGGTGAAGCAAGCACGAAGCCAGTCAGCCAAAGCGGTTGTGGTTATTGGACGTACGGCGGGTGAGGATCAGGATAATGCCGATACCGCAGGCAGCTACCGGCTGACGGAAGATGAGAAGGCGATGCTTGTCTCGGTTACGGCTCATTTTGAACAGACGATTGTGGTGCTCAACGTGTCCAACATTATAGATATGAGCTGGGTGAATGATGCCGCTTATGTGAATCCTATCTCTGCTGTGATCTATTCCTGGCATGGAGGCATGGAAGGCGGCCACGCAATTGCCGATGTTCTGGCCGGAGAAGTGACACCTAGCGGCAAGCTGACGGACACCATCGCGTATTCCATTGAGGATTACCCGTCGACCCGTAACTACGGCAATGAGTTCAAGAACCTGTACGAGGAAGATATCTATGTGGGCTACCGTTATTTCGAGACCTTCTGCCCCGACAAAGTTCAGTATGAATTCGGTTATGGGATCTCCTACACGACCTTCAAGCTGGAGCCGGAGGAAGCGAAGCTGGTGAACCTGGCGGGCGAGCCACAGATTGAAATTGGTGTAACCGTAACGAATACGGGAGCAGCTTATGCGGGAAAAGAAGTGGTGCAGGTGTACGTTGAAGCGCCGCAAGGACAGCTGGGTCAACCGGCCAAAGCGCTGGCAGCCTTCACTAAGACTAAGCTGCTGGAGCCTGGTGAGTCTCAGCGCCTTATTGTAAGCTTCCCGCTCCATTCCGTGGCTTCCTACGATGACGCCGGTGTGACAGGGTATCCTTCTGCTTATGTGCTGGAAGCCGGAACCTACCGCTTCTATGCAGGAACTAGTGTCAAAGCGGTATCAGCAGTGCTTCTGGATGGACAAGAAGGCTATGTGCTGGATGAGCTTAAGGTCGTGGAACAGCTGCAAGAGGCTATGGCGCCTACCGAGAGCTTCATGCGGATGAAGCCGGGTGCCCGCAAGGCAGACGGTTCGTATGAGCTTGTCTCCTCCGAGGTGCCAACGCGCAAGGTAGATCTGGCGGAGCGGATTGAACGCAATCTGCCGCAGCAGCTTCCGCAGACTGGCAATCAGGGATATACCCTGAGAGATGTCCATGACGGAAAAGTTAGCATGAGCACCTTCATTGCCCAGTTAAGCGACCAGGATTTGGCGGCGATTGTCCGGGGCGAAGGAATGAGCAGCCCGCTGGTCACTCCGGGTACGGCATCGGCGTTCGGGGGCGTGAGCGACAGTCTGTTCAGCTACGGCATTCCGGTTGCAGCTACAGCGGACGGCCCTTCCGGGATCCGTATGGACAGTGGAGCTAAGGCAACACAGGTATCGATTGGAACCCTGCTGGCCGCTACATGGAATGCAGAGCTGGTGGAAGCACTGTATGTTATGGAAGGCCAGGAATTATTGCGCAACCAGGTGGATGCGCTGCTGGGACCGGGGCTGAATATCCGGCGCAGCCCGCTCAACGGGCGTAACTTCGAATATTTCTCCGAAGATCCGCTGATCTCAGGAATCTTCGCTGCCGCCTGCACACGCGGAATTATGAAGGGCGGCTCTAATGCGACGCTGAAGCATTTTGCCTGCAACAATCAGGAGAAGCACCGCAGTAAAGTTGATGCTGTCGTATCGGAACGCGCGCTGCGTGAGATCTACCTGAAGGGCTTCGAAATCGCAGTCAAGCAGGGCGGAGCCAATTCGATCATGACCTCCTACAACCCGGTGAACGGGCATTGGGCGGCCTCCAACTATGACCTCAACACCACGCTGCTTCGCGGCGAATGGGGCTTCCAGGGGATCGTCATGACCGACTGGTGGGCCATCATGAACGATGTGGTGAACGGAGGGCCGGCAGACCGTAAGAATATGAACTGGATGGTCCGTGCTCAGAACGATCTGTACATGGTCGTCAGCAATTACGGGGCTGAAGTGAACGCTTACGATGACAATACGATCGCATCACTGGAGAACGGTACGCTTACCCGCGGGGAGCTTCAACGTTCGGCAATCAACATCTGTGAGTTTATTATGAAGGCACCTGTATTCTCCAGAAAGCATGAGATTATTGAAGCGGTCGATACGTTCAAGGCTGATCCGGCTATCGCGGCTGAGCATGTACAGGTTCTGAGCGAGAACGCACAGGTAACTCCAGCGGTGTCTGGCCCGACTTACATTCAGGCAGATGAAGCGGGTCAATACCGCATTATTGTCAGCATCATGTCTCCTGAGCCTGAGCTTGCGCAGAGCGCCTGCAACCTGACTCTGAATGGACAAGCGGTAACCACCATTCAGACGAACGGGACGGAAGGCCGGTGGATCAGACAGAAGCTGGTCAAGGTTGAGCTGGAAGCCGGACGGTATGAGCTGAAGCTGGACTTCGTCAAGCCTGGCCTGCAGATTGAATGGATTGAATTCAAGCAGGTATAG
- a CDS encoding S-layer homology domain-containing protein yields the protein MAIHRLLRNTCFIVLLFVLLPFTRSYADAKQMADIKGHWAESDIQQWLDQGLITGYPDHTFRPGAEVSRGEFVTLVNRAFKYSDTKAISFKDLKPANFAYIEVQKATAQGYISGFSDNTFRPDKQITRQETAVIISRILGFDSTGATASVSVQDANLIPAWSKPAVGYLLDKGIMSKNSDETFQPQRNMTRAETVVVIKKALASSTMVYDQAGTFGEAAVSTVQHNVRITASNVTLRNMHIRGDLVIAKEVADGNAYLEQVQVDGVTRIEGGGSNSIHIRNSKLNTVSVNRLNHAVRIVAEGTSVVQDVQILSSAVIEEKDLTGDGFVNVTVLPDAQTSSSERTVVLAGDFKKVSVGGSLKEFNVRSGSVANLLIQENLVIPTLNFSKNVVIEKLEMKSKLKISGEGKVKGVVLSEGVPDPKLPKEQQPAAPASGGGGGGSSNPGPGGGSGGGTPDPGNGGGNGSTPVPALAVTGITAANGMVEVVFNRNLDSLPDAADFAVLEQVNRGEFHKVEVTLVTLLDNKTTVKLTIPSIAISEAEQLAVYSLSYKGGTPMLSEAITVPKANVTVTGRLFAQPYTENKPLPAYNLHIYLRGVKDTRATYTAIVGKGGEFAFDNVMPGTYVVLIPLSPYTYYTDEFTVKSGENLVLPDLTVIQKLPEAEVKPITYTDLPYISGSVKGLGVPFSVKIELENGEQLYTLTSKYDTFFDIDLYNYNPDLHLKANDKLFVTLYTDRGWTSQRFEVKVFERPQTKAPVVTSVVYDDTNRIRGTTEESSADITLTREDGTIIGIASSYGSMFDIYLGNSNSPLFHAGEKLKVYAQARDKRKSEPAYITVLAPTAVTAQPVVTKVVYEYDREIYGTSDGDSDIIVRRADGTILGLSKNFGPSSKNFWMYLNSQLVAGETLYVTAKGYEKLPSKPVEVVVASKPVTPTPTVVGVVYGDRTKLDVYVPGLSGESHFFLKTKDGNIIGEFFMFGEQASYWYSRLTPNTQYQATVAGLLMKESEPFFFTVIDRTKEAE from the coding sequence TTGGCTATCCATCGTTTATTAAGAAATACTTGCTTCATCGTCTTATTATTTGTTCTTCTACCATTTACACGGAGTTACGCCGATGCCAAGCAAATGGCGGACATCAAAGGACACTGGGCGGAATCCGATATTCAGCAGTGGTTGGATCAAGGACTCATTACCGGCTATCCTGATCATACCTTCCGGCCGGGGGCAGAAGTATCCAGAGGTGAGTTCGTAACACTCGTGAACAGAGCGTTTAAGTATTCGGATACGAAGGCTATCAGCTTCAAGGATCTGAAGCCGGCGAATTTTGCGTACATAGAAGTGCAGAAAGCTACCGCTCAAGGATATATCAGCGGATTCAGCGACAATACCTTCCGTCCTGATAAGCAGATCACAAGACAGGAAACTGCTGTTATAATCTCCAGAATACTAGGCTTTGACAGTACAGGGGCAACGGCCTCAGTCTCAGTACAGGACGCAAATCTCATCCCTGCTTGGAGCAAGCCTGCCGTAGGGTATCTTTTGGACAAGGGGATTATGAGCAAGAATTCGGATGAAACCTTCCAACCGCAGCGCAATATGACCCGTGCCGAGACTGTAGTGGTCATTAAGAAGGCGCTGGCGTCGAGCACAATGGTCTATGATCAGGCAGGTACATTTGGCGAGGCCGCAGTTAGCACAGTACAGCATAATGTGAGAATTACAGCTTCCAATGTCACGCTCCGCAATATGCATATCCGGGGTGACCTCGTCATTGCTAAAGAGGTGGCAGATGGGAACGCCTACCTTGAACAAGTTCAAGTAGACGGCGTAACACGTATTGAAGGCGGAGGCAGCAACAGTATTCATATCCGGAACAGCAAACTAAACACGGTATCTGTGAATAGGCTGAATCATGCGGTGAGAATTGTAGCTGAGGGTACAAGCGTTGTGCAGGACGTACAGATTCTATCCAGCGCTGTTATTGAGGAGAAGGATCTTACCGGCGATGGTTTTGTGAATGTAACCGTGCTTCCTGATGCCCAGACATCTTCATCAGAGCGCACAGTGGTGCTTGCCGGGGACTTTAAGAAGGTTTCTGTAGGCGGCAGCCTCAAAGAGTTCAATGTTCGCTCAGGCAGCGTAGCTAATTTGCTTATCCAAGAAAACCTGGTGATTCCTACCCTGAATTTCAGCAAGAATGTTGTTATTGAAAAGCTTGAAATGAAGAGTAAGCTGAAGATTTCCGGCGAGGGTAAAGTCAAAGGCGTTGTATTGTCGGAAGGCGTTCCTGATCCTAAGCTGCCAAAAGAACAACAGCCTGCTGCACCTGCGTCTGGCGGCGGCGGTGGAGGCTCCTCTAATCCTGGCCCAGGTGGTGGTAGTGGCGGCGGTACACCTGATCCGGGTAATGGCGGCGGGAACGGGTCTACTCCTGTACCAGCATTGGCTGTAACTGGAATTACCGCGGCCAATGGTATGGTTGAAGTCGTATTTAACCGGAACCTGGATAGCCTGCCGGATGCTGCTGATTTCGCAGTTCTCGAACAGGTCAATCGCGGCGAATTTCATAAGGTTGAGGTAACTTTGGTTACGCTGCTTGATAATAAAACTACAGTGAAGCTAACGATTCCTTCGATAGCAATTAGCGAGGCTGAGCAACTGGCGGTATACTCCTTGTCTTATAAAGGTGGAACCCCCATGTTATCTGAGGCGATTACTGTGCCTAAGGCTAATGTGACTGTGACTGGACGTTTGTTTGCTCAGCCTTACACGGAGAATAAGCCTCTTCCTGCCTACAACCTTCATATCTATCTAAGAGGAGTTAAGGATACTCGGGCGACTTATACGGCTATCGTTGGAAAAGGCGGAGAGTTCGCTTTTGACAATGTGATGCCGGGGACTTATGTTGTACTTATCCCTCTCTCCCCGTACACCTATTATACAGATGAATTTACTGTAAAATCAGGCGAAAATCTGGTTCTGCCAGACCTCACAGTTATACAGAAGCTGCCTGAAGCTGAGGTTAAGCCAATTACTTATACAGATTTGCCTTATATTAGCGGCAGTGTCAAAGGTTTGGGTGTGCCTTTCAGTGTTAAGATCGAGCTGGAGAACGGGGAGCAACTTTACACCCTTACCAGTAAATACGATACGTTCTTTGACATTGATCTATATAACTATAATCCGGATCTGCATCTGAAGGCTAATGATAAATTATTTGTGACCTTATACACAGATCGCGGTTGGACAAGCCAGCGGTTTGAGGTGAAGGTATTCGAACGACCGCAGACTAAGGCGCCGGTAGTGACCAGCGTGGTGTATGACGATACCAATAGGATCAGAGGCACCACAGAAGAATCTTCTGCTGATATTACATTAACCAGGGAAGATGGAACAATAATTGGGATAGCTAGTAGCTATGGTAGCATGTTTGATATCTATCTTGGTAATTCTAATTCCCCGCTTTTCCATGCTGGTGAGAAGCTGAAGGTCTATGCTCAGGCGAGAGATAAAAGAAAGAGCGAGCCTGCCTACATTACTGTTCTAGCACCTACGGCTGTAACAGCGCAACCGGTCGTTACGAAAGTTGTTTATGAATATGATAGGGAAATCTATGGCACATCTGATGGAGACTCGGACATCATTGTCAGACGTGCAGACGGAACTATTTTGGGGCTGTCAAAGAATTTCGGCCCATCCTCTAAAAATTTTTGGATGTATCTTAATTCGCAACTTGTTGCCGGAGAAACTCTATATGTAACCGCCAAGGGATACGAGAAACTCCCTAGTAAGCCTGTTGAGGTCGTAGTAGCCAGTAAACCAGTTACTCCCACACCTACGGTGGTTGGTGTGGTCTATGGTGACAGGACTAAGCTAGATGTTTATGTTCCTGGTCTATCCGGCGAATCGCATTTCTTTCTTAAGACCAAGGATGGTAATATAATTGGAGAGTTTTTTATGTTCGGTGAACAAGCCTCCTACTGGTATAGTAGACTTACTCCCAATACACAATATCAAGCGACGGTTGCTGGCCTACTAATGAAAGAGAGTGAACCTTTCTTCTTCACAGTGATAGACCGAACCAAAGAGGCCGAATAA
- a CDS encoding glycoside hydrolase family 18 protein translates to MQIHVVQPGQTLYGISQAYGVSTDTITEANQLSAPGSLVAGQALVIPIAGQYYWVQPGDSYYSIAKRFGLKASELAEVNGLTLNQPLQVGLRLYLPPGPRRQAEVNAYVEPRGEGVSQPLQNAAREAAPELTYLAPFSFRIKRDGTLVPPPLDGLASIAADHQVTLMMVVTNLEDAQFSSELGRIILNDQEVQDRLLENIIAEAKRLNFRDIHFDLEFLRPEDREAYNTFLRKAAEVIHKEGFLLSTALAPKTSASQVGAWYTAHDYKVHGEVADFVIIMTYEWGYSGGPAMPVSPIGPVRQVLTYAASEMPASKIMMGQNLYGYDWTLPFVAGGQYAKALSPQAAIDLARNRNAAIQYDYRAQAPHFNYTDDEGRQHKVWFEDARSIQAKFDLIKELGLRGISYWKLGLPFPQNWLLLEDNFKVVKK, encoded by the coding sequence ATGCAAATACATGTAGTGCAGCCGGGCCAGACGCTGTATGGCATTTCACAGGCCTACGGAGTAAGCACTGATACTATAACTGAGGCGAATCAGCTCTCTGCGCCGGGAAGCCTGGTGGCAGGGCAGGCGCTGGTAATCCCGATTGCCGGACAGTATTATTGGGTGCAGCCGGGCGACAGCTACTACAGCATCGCCAAGCGGTTCGGCCTGAAGGCAAGCGAGCTGGCGGAGGTGAACGGGCTGACGCTGAATCAGCCGCTACAGGTCGGGCTCCGTCTATACCTTCCTCCTGGACCCAGGCGGCAGGCGGAAGTGAACGCTTATGTGGAGCCCCGGGGGGAGGGTGTCTCCCAGCCGCTGCAGAATGCTGCGCGTGAGGCTGCTCCTGAGCTGACGTATCTCGCACCGTTCAGCTTCCGGATCAAACGGGATGGAACACTGGTGCCGCCGCCTCTGGACGGTCTCGCCTCCATTGCCGCAGATCATCAGGTGACGCTGATGATGGTCGTGACGAATCTGGAGGATGCCCAGTTCAGCTCCGAGCTCGGGCGCATCATTTTGAACGATCAGGAGGTTCAGGATCGGCTGCTTGAGAACATCATTGCGGAAGCGAAGCGGCTGAACTTCCGGGATATCCACTTTGATCTGGAGTTTCTCCGGCCGGAGGACCGTGAAGCTTACAATACTTTTCTGCGGAAAGCGGCAGAGGTCATTCACAAGGAGGGCTTCCTGCTGTCCACCGCCCTTGCCCCCAAGACAAGTGCGTCACAGGTTGGGGCCTGGTATACGGCGCATGACTACAAGGTCCACGGCGAGGTGGCTGACTTCGTCATTATTATGACGTATGAATGGGGCTACAGCGGGGGGCCGGCGATGCCTGTCTCGCCGATCGGGCCTGTCCGTCAGGTGTTGACCTATGCAGCAAGCGAGATGCCCGCCAGTAAAATCATGATGGGCCAGAATCTGTACGGTTATGATTGGACGTTGCCTTTTGTAGCAGGTGGACAATATGCCAAAGCGCTCAGTCCGCAGGCGGCCATTGATCTGGCAAGGAACAGGAATGCAGCCATTCAATATGACTATAGAGCCCAGGCGCCGCATTTCAATTACACCGATGACGAGGGGCGGCAGCATAAGGTATGGTTTGAGGATGCCCGCTCGATTCAGGCCAAGTTCGATTTGATCAAGGAGCTGGGGCTGCGGGGCATCAGCTACTGGAAGCTGGGCCTGCCTTTTCCGCAGAATTGGCTGCTGCTGGAGGATAACTTCAAGGTGGTCAAAAAATAG